The Rhodoferax sediminis genome has a segment encoding these proteins:
- a CDS encoding FAD binding domain-containing protein — MYAFTLERPSTIADAAKLAAAGAKVLAGGQTLLASMKLRLSDPGQLVDLANIKELAGIKREGNAFVIGAMTRHADVAASAELKAALPVLADLAAHIGDRQVRAMGTLGGSVANNDPAADYPAAVLGLGATVVTTQRKIAADDFFTGMFSTALNDGELITAISFPIPKRAAYMKFVQPASRFALTGVFVAQGDSGVRVAVTGAGNGVFRHKGLEDALNKSFTAQAAAAVKIDATDLNADIHATAAYRANLISVQTQRAVARALG, encoded by the coding sequence ATGTACGCATTCACGCTGGAGCGCCCCTCCACCATTGCAGACGCCGCCAAACTCGCCGCCGCTGGCGCCAAGGTGCTGGCCGGCGGGCAAACCCTGCTGGCCTCGATGAAGCTGCGCCTGTCCGACCCCGGGCAACTGGTCGATCTGGCCAATATCAAGGAACTGGCCGGGATCAAGCGCGAGGGCAACGCCTTCGTGATTGGCGCCATGACGCGCCACGCCGATGTGGCCGCCAGCGCCGAACTCAAGGCGGCCCTTCCTGTGCTGGCCGATCTGGCCGCGCACATTGGCGACCGCCAGGTGCGCGCCATGGGCACGCTGGGCGGCTCGGTGGCCAACAACGACCCTGCCGCGGACTACCCCGCGGCCGTGCTGGGCCTGGGTGCCACCGTCGTGACCACGCAGCGCAAGATTGCGGCCGACGACTTTTTTACCGGCATGTTTTCCACAGCGCTGAATGACGGTGAATTGATCACGGCCATCAGCTTTCCCATCCCCAAGCGCGCCGCCTATATGAAGTTCGTGCAACCGGCCTCGCGTTTTGCGCTGACCGGTGTGTTTGTGGCCCAGGGTGACTCTGGTGTGCGCGTGGCCGTGACGGGTGCGGGGAACGGCGTGTTCCGCCACAAGGGACTGGAAGATGCCTTGAACAAGAGCTTTACGGCGCAGGCCGCGGCGGCGGTCAAGATCGATGCGACCGACCTGAACGCCGACATTCACGCCACGGCGGCCTACCGCGCCAACCTGATCAGCGTGCAAACCCAGCGGGCGGTCGCCAGGGCGCTGGGCTAG
- a CDS encoding AAA family ATPase produces the protein MFATIDALIKALEEAGYYADRRLATAVFLALKLQRPLLLEGEPGVGKTELAKALAVALQRALIRLQCYDGLELREALYEWNYAAQLLHMRAAELRHEGQSDTAQVEREVYQDRYLIRRPLLQALQTPAPGAVLLIDEVDRADEPFEAFLLEYLGEYQVSIPEIGTVSAVSSPVTILTSNRTRELHDAVKRRCLYHWLDYPERERELAIVRAQVPQASPALSAQVAEFVGRLRSAPFANAFQRAPGIAESVEWARALVALDTLVMDPEVVTGTAGILFKQREDVAALTRDLAAELLAPEDAPQAA, from the coding sequence GTGTTTGCAACGATTGATGCACTGATCAAGGCGCTGGAGGAGGCCGGCTACTACGCCGATCGCAGGCTGGCCACCGCCGTGTTTCTGGCGCTCAAGCTGCAGCGCCCACTGTTGCTGGAGGGCGAGCCGGGCGTTGGCAAGACCGAGCTGGCCAAGGCGTTGGCCGTGGCCTTGCAGCGCGCGCTGATCCGCCTGCAGTGCTACGACGGGCTGGAGTTACGCGAAGCCCTGTACGAGTGGAACTACGCGGCCCAGCTGTTGCACATGCGCGCCGCCGAATTGCGCCATGAGGGCCAGAGTGACACCGCGCAGGTCGAGCGCGAGGTCTACCAGGACCGCTACCTGATTCGCCGCCCCCTGCTGCAGGCGCTGCAGACCCCCGCGCCGGGCGCCGTGCTGCTGATCGACGAGGTGGACCGCGCAGACGAGCCGTTCGAGGCCTTCCTGCTCGAATACCTGGGCGAGTACCAGGTCAGTATTCCCGAGATCGGCACGGTAAGCGCTGTCAGCAGCCCTGTGACCATCCTCACCAGCAACCGCACGCGCGAACTGCACGATGCGGTCAAGCGGCGTTGCCTGTACCACTGGCTCGACTATCCCGAACGTGAGCGCGAACTGGCGATTGTGCGGGCCCAGGTGCCGCAGGCCAGCCCGGCGCTGTCGGCGCAGGTGGCCGAGTTCGTCGGGCGTTTACGCAGTGCGCCGTTTGCCAACGCGTTCCAGCGGGCGCCGGGCATTGCCGAGAGTGTGGAGTGGGCCCGGGCGCTGGTCGCACTCGATACGCTGGTGATGGACCCCGAAGTCGTGACCGGCACCGCCGGCATCCTGTTCAAGCAGCGCGAAGACGTGGCGGCCCTGACGCGCGACCTGGCCGCGGAACTGCTGGCTCCGGAAGACGCGCCGCAAGCTGCCTAG
- a CDS encoding TonB-dependent receptor domain-containing protein has protein sequence MDVEYGGFKDNWDYFLTYNAANSQGYAAQNASQVRQFFGKLGWQDSMTDFDVSLTLADNHFTGNQTLPLSMLDDLRQSYTYPDTNRNQLSFLTVKGSHFLSDDWLIGGTAYFRSSDNSGANSNTQGGPYNTPTCATDRGPADANGNPTAPDGSNCSGSNVFQRLNQDTYGLGLQLTSTQKLMGFDNQMILGFTADLGRGTFSQSAQDGYFTSNRNTVGVDDASQNVLLKTANRYYGVFISDSLQLGPKWTLTGSARYNMDRVTMADQLGTALNGDHSFAHLSPALGLNFKPNPTVVSYIGYTEGMRVPSPIELSCADPQAPCSLPNAFSSDPALQMVVTHTWEIGARIRVSAQTRLQVAAYQTLSDNDINFAADANSPTQGYFANVGTTRRRGIEISSQSTFDHWGLQTAYSYTQATYQSAFALNSPDNSSADANGVIQVSPGNRLANVPSQLLKIRLEYSPDATWKFGANMNYSGRIYSRGNENNLDPNGRVGGYTVFNLDASMHVNKQLEVFARINNLLNRQYANFGVLGANYFSGPGNSYNAAGMPSQFVGVGQPIGAWVGARYNF, from the coding sequence ATGGACGTCGAATACGGTGGCTTCAAGGACAACTGGGACTACTTCCTGACCTACAACGCCGCCAACAGCCAGGGCTACGCAGCGCAGAATGCGAGCCAGGTGCGGCAGTTCTTCGGCAAGTTGGGCTGGCAGGACAGCATGACCGATTTTGATGTGTCGCTGACCCTGGCGGACAACCATTTCACTGGCAATCAGACCTTGCCATTGAGCATGCTGGATGATCTTCGACAGTCCTACACCTACCCGGACACCAACAGGAATCAACTGTCGTTCTTGACCGTCAAGGGCAGCCACTTCCTCAGTGACGACTGGCTGATTGGCGGCACCGCCTACTTCCGCAGCTCGGACAATTCCGGCGCCAACAGCAATACCCAGGGTGGTCCCTACAACACACCGACCTGCGCGACGGATCGGGGGCCTGCAGACGCCAACGGCAACCCTACCGCTCCCGACGGCAGCAACTGCTCGGGTAGCAATGTGTTTCAGCGTTTGAATCAAGACACCTACGGACTTGGCCTGCAGCTGACATCCACCCAAAAACTGATGGGTTTCGACAATCAGATGATTCTCGGTTTCACGGCCGATCTGGGCAGGGGCACGTTCAGCCAGTCGGCGCAGGACGGTTACTTCACCAGCAACCGCAACACCGTCGGTGTTGACGATGCATCGCAGAACGTGCTGTTGAAAACGGCCAACCGCTACTACGGTGTGTTTATATCGGACAGCCTGCAACTGGGTCCCAAGTGGACGTTGACCGGTTCCGCGCGTTACAACATGGATCGCGTGACGATGGCGGACCAGTTGGGCACCGCGCTCAATGGCGACCATAGCTTCGCCCACCTGAGTCCGGCGCTGGGTCTGAATTTCAAACCCAACCCGACTGTGGTGAGTTACATCGGCTACACCGAAGGCATGCGCGTTCCCTCGCCGATAGAACTGAGCTGCGCCGACCCGCAGGCGCCCTGTTCGCTGCCCAACGCATTTTCGTCCGACCCGGCCCTGCAGATGGTGGTGACGCACACCTGGGAGATCGGTGCCCGCATCAGGGTGAGTGCGCAAACCCGGCTCCAGGTGGCGGCCTATCAGACCCTCTCGGACAACGACATCAACTTCGCCGCCGATGCCAACTCGCCCACCCAGGGGTATTTCGCGAATGTGGGAACGACGCGTCGGCGCGGCATCGAAATTTCATCGCAGAGCACCTTTGATCACTGGGGTCTGCAGACAGCCTACAGCTATACCCAAGCCACCTACCAGAGCGCCTTTGCCCTGAACAGTCCGGACAACAGCAGCGCGGATGCCAATGGCGTCATTCAGGTGTCGCCGGGAAACCGCTTGGCCAACGTGCCCAGCCAGCTCCTGAAGATCCGCCTGGAGTACTCGCCCGACGCGACCTGGAAGTTCGGCGCTAACATGAACTACTCGGGCCGGATCTACTCACGAGGCAACGAAAACAATCTCGATCCGAATGGAAGGGTGGGTGGCTACACGGTTTTCAATCTGGACGCCTCCATGCATGTGAACAAGCAACTGGAAGTGTTTGCACGCATCAATAACCTGCTGAACCGGCAGTACGCCAACTTCGGCGTTCTGGGTGCCAACTATTTCTCGGGACCGGGCAACAGCTACAACGCCGCTGGCATGCCATCACAGTTTGTCGGCGTCGGTCAACCCATCGGCGCGTGGGTCGGAGCGCGCTACAACTTCTAA
- a CDS encoding TOBE domain-containing protein gives MPKPRAPAVSYGTALGHASADKRIEILRLIGRSGSISQAGREAGVSYKAAWQAIDTLTNLAGVALVERLVGGAGGGGASVTAAGRHLLTVADALEQARVQVLARIQQQGDSQAAGMPPALTQLPVRTSMRNQLPCKVQALDLQGQIVRVWLQLAGGAALVSRITVESAELLGLREALPVLALCKATAVSVGRTADAPILHTANVLPGRASRVARGPTGDEVAAQLDGGLQMVGFAAPASGLRPGSRVAMTVEESALVIALID, from the coding sequence ATGCCCAAACCCCGTGCTCCCGCCGTCTCGTACGGCACCGCCCTCGGCCACGCGTCTGCCGACAAGCGCATCGAAATCCTGCGCCTGATCGGGCGCAGCGGTTCCATCTCGCAGGCGGGGCGCGAGGCGGGCGTCAGCTACAAGGCCGCCTGGCAGGCCATTGACACGCTGACCAACCTGGCCGGGGTGGCCCTGGTCGAGCGGCTGGTGGGCGGGGCGGGCGGTGGCGGTGCCAGTGTCACGGCGGCGGGCCGGCATTTGCTGACGGTGGCCGACGCACTGGAGCAGGCGCGCGTCCAGGTGCTGGCTCGCATTCAGCAGCAGGGCGATTCGCAAGCTGCCGGCATGCCGCCCGCGCTGACGCAACTCCCGGTGCGCACCAGCATGCGCAACCAGCTGCCCTGCAAGGTCCAGGCGCTGGATTTGCAGGGCCAGATTGTGCGGGTATGGCTGCAACTGGCCGGTGGCGCGGCGCTGGTGTCACGCATCACGGTGGAGAGCGCCGAGCTGCTCGGCCTGCGCGAAGCACTGCCGGTGCTGGCACTGTGCAAGGCCACGGCGGTCTCGGTCGGCCGCACGGCCGACGCCCCAATTCTGCACACGGCAAATGTGCTGCCGGGGCGTGCCAGCCGTGTGGCGCGCGGCCCCACCGGTGATGAAGTCGCCGCCCAGCTCGATGGAGGCTTGCAAATGGTCGGGTTTGCAGCGCCGGCCAGTGGTTTGCGCCCGGGCAGCCGCGTGGCGATGACGGTCGAGGAGTCGGCACTCGTGATTGCCCTCATCGACTGA
- a CDS encoding SRPBCC family protein yields MDMQANRQLAVTQQQAWEALNDPVVLKACIPGCDKVEATGENQYAIGLALKIGPVAAKFAGKINLSDIKPPNSYNIAFEGQGGVAGFGKGNAQVTLTPNDAGCDLAYVVHASVGGKVAQLGQRLIDGAAKSMAEDFFKRFDDEMQRRFPEAYASKVIAGGQEVALAKGTKGSKIPVWVWIAGVVVVLALIWWLR; encoded by the coding sequence ATGGACATGCAAGCCAACCGCCAACTGGCCGTGACACAGCAACAGGCCTGGGAGGCGCTGAACGACCCCGTGGTCCTCAAAGCCTGTATTCCGGGTTGCGACAAGGTCGAAGCGACGGGCGAGAACCAATATGCCATCGGCCTGGCGCTCAAGATCGGCCCGGTTGCAGCCAAATTTGCCGGAAAAATCAACCTTAGCGACATCAAGCCGCCCAATAGCTACAACATTGCTTTTGAGGGGCAGGGCGGCGTGGCGGGGTTTGGCAAAGGCAACGCCCAGGTCACACTGACGCCCAACGATGCGGGCTGTGACCTGGCCTACGTTGTTCATGCGTCGGTCGGTGGCAAGGTGGCGCAACTGGGACAGCGCCTGATCGATGGCGCCGCCAAATCCATGGCCGAAGACTTCTTCAAACGCTTCGACGATGAGATGCAGCGCCGCTTCCCCGAGGCCTATGCTTCAAAAGTGATAGCTGGAGGCCAAGAAGTGGCGCTGGCGAAGGGCACAAAAGGCTCGAAGATTCCGGTCTGGGTTTGGATTGCGGGGGTTGTGGTGGTGCTGGCCCTCATCTGGTGGCTGCGCTAG
- a CDS encoding (2Fe-2S)-binding protein, with product MQVQLKVNGKSSTLDLAPNTLLVQVLREHLKLTGTHVGCDTAQCGACTVIMNGHAVKSCNMLAAQASGADITTIEGLAQPDGTMHPMQAAFKECHGLQCGFCTPGMVMSAIDLCQQHPKATESEIRELLEGNICRCTGYQNIVKAVQQGAAAMAA from the coding sequence ATGCAAGTTCAACTCAAAGTCAACGGAAAGAGCTCCACCCTTGACCTGGCCCCCAACACGCTGCTGGTACAGGTGCTGCGCGAGCATCTCAAGCTCACGGGCACCCACGTCGGCTGCGACACTGCCCAGTGCGGCGCCTGTACGGTGATCATGAACGGGCACGCCGTCAAGTCATGCAACATGCTGGCGGCGCAGGCCAGCGGGGCCGACATCACCACCATCGAGGGGCTGGCGCAGCCGGACGGCACCATGCACCCGATGCAGGCGGCGTTCAAGGAATGCCATGGCCTGCAATGCGGGTTCTGCACGCCCGGCATGGTGATGAGCGCGATCGACTTGTGCCAGCAGCATCCCAAGGCCACCGAGTCCGAAATCCGTGAACTGCTCGAGGGCAACATCTGCCGCTGTACGGGTTACCAGAACATCGTCAAGGCCGTGCAGCAGGGCGCTGCGGCCATGGCGGCCTGA
- a CDS encoding xanthine dehydrogenase family protein molybdopterin-binding subunit, whose protein sequence is MGAPDFASLPHIGEAVRRKEDYRFLTGGGQYTDDVNLANQRYAVFVRSPHAHAAIKSIDVSKAEAMPGVAKVFTGKDVEGKMGGLPCGWLITSTDGTPMKEPPHPILAQGKVRYVGDHVAMVVADTLEQAKNAAEAVEVDYDVLSAVVDVRDAAKGTALHEAAPDNHCYKWALGDKAQVDAAFANAAHVTKLDLVNNRLIPNAMEPRAAIGSYNRASDEYTLYVSNQNPHVERLLMTAFVLGLPEHKVRVIAPDVGGGFGSKIYLYAEDVCLTWGAKQLNCAIKWTAERNESFVSDAHGRDHVSHAEMAMDKDGKFLAMRVHTDANLGAYLSTFSTAIPTILYGTLLAGQYTCPQIYVEVDAWFTNTAPVDAYRGAGRPEATYLLERLVSRCGWDMGLSQADIRKRNFITQFPYQTPVALQYDTGDFHACMDKAQVLADVDGFDARRKASEAKGFKRGIGYSSYIEACGLAPSNIAGALGARAGLFECGEVRVHPTGSVTVFTGSHSHGQGHETTFAQVVAARLGIAVDAVDIVHGDTGRVPFGMGTYGSRSLSVGGSAIMKALDKIEVKAKKIAAHLMEASDADVEFANGEFTVKGTDKKVTFGQVALTAYVPHNYPLDKLEPGLDETAFYDPTNFTYPGGTHICEVEIDPETGVTRIDRFSAVDDFGNIVNPMIVEGQVHGGIAQGIGQALLERCVYDRETGQLLTGSFMDYTMPRADDFPEFKLGHVCTPCTHNPLGSKGCGEAGAIASPPAVINAVLDALHGVGVKDFDMPASPGRVWEAIQSAKA, encoded by the coding sequence ATGGGTGCACCCGATTTTGCCAGCCTGCCGCATATTGGCGAGGCGGTTCGCCGCAAGGAAGATTACCGCTTTCTCACCGGGGGAGGCCAGTACACTGACGATGTGAACCTGGCGAACCAGCGCTATGCCGTGTTTGTGCGCTCGCCGCATGCGCACGCGGCCATCAAGAGCATCGATGTCAGCAAAGCCGAGGCCATGCCCGGCGTGGCGAAGGTCTTCACCGGCAAGGACGTGGAAGGCAAGATGGGCGGCCTGCCTTGTGGCTGGCTGATCACCAGCACCGATGGCACGCCGATGAAAGAGCCGCCGCATCCGATCCTGGCCCAGGGCAAGGTGCGCTACGTGGGGGACCATGTCGCCATGGTGGTGGCCGACACCCTCGAGCAGGCCAAGAACGCCGCTGAAGCCGTGGAGGTGGACTACGACGTGCTGTCCGCCGTGGTCGATGTGCGCGATGCCGCCAAGGGGACGGCGCTGCACGAGGCGGCACCCGACAACCATTGCTACAAGTGGGCGCTCGGCGACAAGGCGCAGGTCGACGCCGCTTTTGCCAACGCCGCGCATGTCACCAAACTGGACCTGGTGAACAACCGGCTGATTCCCAACGCCATGGAGCCACGCGCCGCGATCGGTTCGTACAACCGCGCCAGCGATGAGTACACGCTGTACGTGTCCAATCAGAATCCGCACGTCGAGCGGCTGCTCATGACCGCTTTCGTTTTGGGCCTGCCCGAGCACAAGGTGCGCGTGATCGCGCCCGATGTGGGCGGCGGCTTCGGCTCCAAGATCTACCTCTATGCCGAAGACGTGTGCCTGACCTGGGGCGCCAAACAGCTCAACTGCGCGATCAAGTGGACGGCCGAGCGCAACGAGAGCTTTGTCAGCGACGCCCACGGCCGCGACCACGTTAGCCACGCCGAAATGGCGATGGACAAGGACGGCAAATTCCTCGCGATGCGCGTGCATACCGACGCCAACCTCGGAGCCTACCTGTCCACCTTCTCCACGGCAATCCCGACCATCCTGTATGGCACGCTGCTGGCCGGCCAGTACACCTGCCCGCAAATCTACGTGGAGGTGGACGCCTGGTTCACGAATACGGCGCCGGTTGATGCATACCGCGGCGCTGGCCGGCCCGAGGCCACCTACCTGCTCGAGCGCCTGGTCAGCCGCTGTGGCTGGGACATGGGGCTCTCGCAGGCGGACATCCGCAAGCGCAACTTTATTACCCAGTTCCCGTACCAGACACCCGTGGCGCTGCAATACGACACGGGCGACTTCCACGCCTGCATGGACAAGGCCCAGGTGCTGGCCGACGTGGACGGGTTTGACGCACGGCGCAAGGCTAGCGAGGCCAAGGGCTTCAAGCGCGGCATTGGCTATTCGAGCTACATCGAGGCCTGCGGCCTGGCGCCGAGCAACATCGCCGGTGCGCTCGGAGCGCGCGCCGGCCTGTTCGAATGCGGCGAGGTGCGCGTGCACCCGACCGGCAGCGTGACGGTGTTCACCGGTTCGCACAGCCATGGCCAGGGGCATGAGACCACCTTTGCGCAGGTGGTGGCGGCGCGCCTGGGCATTGCAGTCGACGCCGTGGACATCGTGCATGGCGACACCGGCCGTGTGCCGTTCGGCATGGGGACCTACGGTTCGCGCTCGCTCTCGGTCGGTGGCTCGGCCATCATGAAAGCGCTCGACAAGATCGAGGTCAAGGCCAAGAAGATCGCCGCGCACCTGATGGAGGCAAGCGATGCCGACGTCGAGTTCGCCAACGGTGAGTTCACCGTCAAAGGCACCGACAAGAAGGTCACGTTCGGCCAGGTCGCGCTGACGGCATACGTGCCACACAACTACCCGCTCGACAAGCTGGAGCCGGGGCTCGACGAGACCGCGTTCTACGACCCGACCAACTTCACCTATCCGGGCGGCACCCACATCTGCGAAGTCGAAATCGACCCCGAAACCGGCGTCACCCGCATCGACCGCTTCAGCGCGGTGGATGACTTTGGCAATATCGTCAACCCGATGATCGTTGAAGGGCAGGTGCACGGCGGCATTGCGCAGGGCATTGGCCAGGCGCTGCTGGAGCGCTGCGTGTACGACCGCGAAACCGGCCAACTGCTCACGGGCAGTTTCATGGACTACACCATGCCGCGCGCCGACGATTTCCCCGAGTTCAAGCTGGGTCACGTGTGCACGCCATGCACCCACAACCCGCTGGGCTCCAAGGGCTGCGGCGAGGCGGGAGCAATTGCTTCGCCGCCCGCGGTGATCAACGCCGTGCTCGATGCGCTGCATGGTGTGGGCGTGAAGGACTTCGACATGCCGGCCTCGCCCGGCCGCGTGTGGGAAGCCATCCAGTCTGCAAAAGCTTAA
- a CDS encoding TonB-dependent receptor plug domain-containing protein yields MPTVTVVGTSPLPGLGVPLDDVPANVQMIKGSSLGDQHDTRVTDFLERNVTSVNINSEQGNADQQSVTFRGFYASPILGVPQGLSVFQDGVRINETFGDVVNWDLIAPTAISSMQLVPGSNPLYGLNTLGGRWPSIPRVASNTLDSALVRVWARSAESRWTSNTVASRTTGTTS; encoded by the coding sequence TTGCCCACGGTCACCGTGGTCGGCACCAGCCCCTTGCCGGGACTGGGTGTCCCTCTGGACGATGTGCCGGCCAATGTCCAGATGATCAAGGGCAGCTCGCTCGGCGACCAGCACGACACAAGGGTGACGGATTTTCTGGAGCGCAACGTCACCAGCGTCAACATCAATTCCGAGCAGGGTAATGCGGACCAGCAAAGCGTGACGTTCCGGGGCTTTTATGCTTCGCCCATTCTGGGGGTGCCGCAGGGCCTGTCCGTTTTTCAGGACGGGGTTCGCATCAACGAAACCTTTGGCGATGTCGTCAATTGGGATTTGATTGCGCCCACCGCGATCTCCAGCATGCAGTTGGTTCCCGGCTCCAATCCGCTGTATGGGTTGAACACGCTGGGGGGGCGCTGGCCGTCTATACCAAGAGTGGCAAGCAATACCCTGGATTCAGCGTTGGTACGAGTGTGGGCTCGTTCGGCAGAAAGCAGATGGACGTCGAATACGGTGGCTTCAAGGACAACTGGGACTACTTCCTGA
- a CDS encoding vWA domain-containing protein, whose protein sequence is MQLGDARTGKLADNITGFGRALRRAGVRVDSSRIALAQDAALAVGVGAKADLSAALEAVMISREQDRLVFRELFDAYFRNPEIARKLLAQLLPSAEGSAEPSKRRPRVREALSPQQTYGHQAKPKQEDQKVEFDAAMTASDLQRLKHADFNALSGTEYRLVERLARDVRLPLPNFASRRTCPAGSGARLHWPGVMLQASRTGGELMHLPRLKRREQPLPLLVLVDVSGSMERYARLLLAFLHAATRRHPRRDVFAFGTQLTDLTPAFRIADTDEMLAVASAAIEDFAGGTQLGASLASLRLHHARRLVGRRTLVLIITDGLDTGEPQDLAPELAWLRRASRRLLWLNPLLRFDGYAPSARGAAVLHAYAHGMLAVHDLSRLEDLAASLAALMKR, encoded by the coding sequence ATGCAGCTTGGCGACGCACGCACCGGGAAACTCGCCGACAACATCACCGGTTTTGGCCGCGCCTTGCGCCGCGCCGGCGTGCGCGTTGACAGTTCGCGCATTGCGCTGGCGCAGGACGCGGCGCTGGCTGTCGGCGTCGGCGCCAAGGCGGACCTGAGCGCCGCACTGGAGGCCGTGATGATCAGCCGCGAGCAGGACCGGCTGGTGTTTCGCGAACTGTTCGATGCCTACTTTCGCAACCCCGAAATAGCCAGGAAGCTGCTGGCGCAATTGCTGCCCAGTGCCGAGGGCTCGGCCGAGCCCAGCAAACGCCGTCCGCGTGTGCGCGAGGCGCTGTCGCCGCAACAGACCTATGGCCACCAGGCCAAACCCAAACAGGAAGACCAGAAGGTGGAGTTCGACGCGGCCATGACGGCCAGCGACCTGCAGCGTCTCAAGCACGCCGACTTCAATGCGCTCTCGGGCACGGAGTACCGGCTGGTCGAGCGACTCGCGCGCGACGTGCGCCTGCCGCTGCCGAACTTTGCCTCACGCCGCACCTGTCCGGCCGGCTCGGGCGCGCGATTGCACTGGCCCGGCGTCATGCTCCAGGCCTCGCGCACCGGCGGCGAGCTGATGCACCTGCCGCGGCTCAAGCGGCGCGAGCAGCCGCTGCCGCTGCTGGTGCTGGTGGATGTATCGGGCTCGATGGAGCGCTATGCGCGCTTGCTGCTGGCTTTTTTGCATGCGGCCACCCGGCGCCACCCGCGGCGCGACGTGTTTGCGTTTGGCACCCAGCTGACCGACCTGACACCGGCCTTTCGCATTGCCGATACCGACGAAATGCTGGCAGTGGCCAGCGCCGCGATCGAAGACTTTGCCGGCGGCACCCAGCTGGGCGCGTCGCTGGCCAGCCTGCGCCTGCATCATGCGCGCCGGCTGGTCGGGCGGCGCACACTGGTGCTCATCATCACCGACGGACTGGATACCGGCGAGCCGCAGGATCTGGCACCGGAGCTGGCATGGCTGCGCCGCGCCAGCCGCCGGCTGCTCTGGCTCAACCCGCTCTTGCGTTTTGACGGCTATGCGCCCAGCGCGCGCGGTGCCGCAGTGCTGCACGCTTATGCGCACGGCATGCTGGCGGTGCACGACCTGAGCCGTCTGGAAGATCTGGCGGCCAGCCTGGCGGCCTTGATGAAGCGTTGA
- a CDS encoding helix-turn-helix domain-containing protein, which yields MQQALTRSPEQRLQQIDRARHAVLDESRPPHEALSASWIERSWRRCLSSGLRPEQGVGFDVVPPQLQRHTEEANHSLVQAARPVLEKLGRAIVDTRYFVILTNAQGVVVDVSGAIDRSDRRADAIARIGVDLSERSIGTSAIGAALGELRPVWLHRGEHFFSATSFYSCAGAPLFGPDGRCVGMLDLTGIEAMERPELKHLAAQSACRIENALLLSQPHRLLVRLNWPGHPLGFDADGMVCLDDDGWVVGANQIARQMASQLATPAPVHIGDVLGLPYQILFDAVLRQDPTMEVPLWSGLRLNALPMAPADAVNHMEAGVDILGNGNRPLKDVETALIRKAVDDARGNVARAARLLGISRATVYRKLGNGKRH from the coding sequence ATGCAGCAAGCCCTGACACGGTCTCCTGAACAACGCCTCCAGCAGATTGATCGGGCCCGCCACGCCGTGCTGGACGAGAGTCGACCGCCGCACGAGGCATTGTCGGCGTCGTGGATCGAGCGCTCATGGCGGCGCTGCCTGTCGAGCGGCCTGCGGCCCGAGCAGGGGGTGGGATTTGATGTGGTCCCCCCGCAGCTCCAGCGGCACACCGAAGAGGCCAACCACAGCCTCGTGCAAGCCGCCCGCCCGGTGCTGGAAAAGCTGGGGCGGGCTATCGTGGATACGCGCTATTTCGTCATCCTGACCAACGCGCAGGGCGTGGTGGTGGATGTCAGCGGCGCGATCGACCGCAGTGATCGCCGCGCCGATGCGATCGCCCGCATCGGCGTGGATCTGTCCGAGCGCAGTATCGGCACTTCGGCCATTGGTGCCGCTCTGGGCGAACTGCGCCCGGTCTGGCTGCACCGGGGCGAGCACTTTTTCTCGGCCACTTCGTTTTACAGCTGCGCGGGCGCGCCCTTGTTCGGACCCGACGGGCGCTGCGTGGGCATGCTCGACCTGACCGGAATTGAGGCGATGGAACGCCCCGAACTCAAGCATCTGGCGGCCCAGTCGGCCTGCCGCATCGAAAACGCCCTGCTGCTCAGCCAGCCCCACCGGTTGCTGGTGCGGCTGAACTGGCCGGGCCACCCCCTGGGCTTCGATGCCGATGGCATGGTTTGCCTGGATGACGATGGCTGGGTGGTCGGCGCCAACCAGATTGCACGCCAGATGGCGTCGCAACTTGCCACGCCGGCGCCCGTGCATATCGGAGATGTTTTGGGCTTGCCCTACCAGATCCTGTTTGATGCAGTGCTGCGGCAGGACCCGACGATGGAAGTCCCCCTGTGGAGTGGCCTGCGCCTGAACGCGCTGCCGATGGCGCCCGCCGATGCGGTGAACCACATGGAGGCTGGCGTGGATATTCTCGGCAACGGCAACAGGCCATTGAAAGACGTGGAAACCGCACTGATCCGCAAAGCCGTGGATGACGCCCGCGGCAACGTGGCCCGGGCCGCGCGCCTGCTGGGCATCAGCCGCGCCACGGTGTACCGCAAACTTGGCAACGGAAAACGCCACTAG